The Benincasa hispida cultivar B227 chromosome 11, ASM972705v1, whole genome shotgun sequence genome has a segment encoding these proteins:
- the LOC120090757 gene encoding secreted RxLR effector protein 161-like gives MTNVKPMPSPSVQGKKLSKTDGQPLSEPYMYLSTIAALQYLTHTWPDTTYVVNQLSQFLQTPIDVHWQTAKRVIRYISGTKHYDLYFQPSPNLQVSTYYNANWASNLDDRKSVVTYYTFVGNNIVSWSSRKQTVVARSSTESEYRALAHATSEVLWLQ, from the coding sequence ATGACTAATGTAAAACCAATGCCCTCACCAAGCGTGCAAGGCAAGAAACTATCAAAGACTGATGGACAGCCCCTCTCTGAACCTTACATGTATCTTAGCACCATCGCCGCCCTTCAGTACTTAACTCACACATGGCCGGACACCACCTATGTTGTTAACCAACTGAGTCAATTTCTTCAAACTCCAATTGATGTACATTGGCAAACAGCTAAGAGAGTCATTCGCTACATCAGCGGCACAAAACACTATGACCTTTACTTCCAACCAAGCCCGAATCTACAAGTCTCTACCTACTATAATGCTAATTGGGCATCCAATCTCGATGACAGAAAATCAGTGGTCACCTACTATACCTTTGTAGGAAATAACATTGTATCATGGTCCTCGAGGAAGCAAACGGTGGTTGCACGGTCAAGTACAGAATCTGAATACAGGGCACTAGCTCATGCTACATCCGAAGTTCTCTGGCTTCAATAA